In Onychostoma macrolepis isolate SWU-2019 chromosome 06, ASM1243209v1, whole genome shotgun sequence, one DNA window encodes the following:
- the LOC131543029 gene encoding nuclear factor of activated T-cells, cytoplasmic 2 — protein sequence MSNLYENIDGQEELDFPLLFLYNQPDLPPDDQVDDAGILSSHGTNQTSPVAHQEPSLYNEESACQLSHHLPTDDLLTYGQSDYRHPSMFASHPGALQGNGPRIEITCPDLYQHDHVHTNPVNISRPMLDIPYRESQCLSPASSTSSTSWHSDGCSPGTYSPCISPGVGEGTLAGLTEAVLCPMMQAIQASGSPNTSPRTSITEDTVLDRRPTSPRSRSVSPQGKRTYAEYETQRSQSPRFGRDEPAEFYPLANLEDTMNSLSHSLTKPIPTKIVRPNLEYSVYTESHVGMFPPMSEVKKEFTVDPCYFMPANWSSQALAGVCSMPVAALPALEWPLPSSTEQFELRIEVQPRQHHRAHYETEGSRGAVKASTGGHPVVQLRGYTGTEPLVLQVFIGTADDRNLRPHAFYQVHRITGKTVSTNSQERLLNGTKILEVPLEPKENMRAVVDCAGILKLRNADIELKKGETDVGRKNTRVRLVFRIHVPQPSGQWISLQVASQTIECSQRSAHEQPTVDHYDLNHCSVLGGPQMILRGQNFTSESKVIFFEKTHVDLQLWEAEAKVYRDKCTSNLLFLEIPPYRDHNIYHPVKVKFHVLNGKKRCSQPQNFTYTPLSVPQIKAEPVEEYQYTQLDCTGRPIMGISPPSCHLADGYMMPSGPSYQRAHCMYPAAPQHAPMRYPLDHTVPGVFTSSPAHATSVSTFVPNTYQHTIAGDSFQTASSLFPTLDVSEFCSAAAYQKAYGSRASPTTGRSPPARSHQQTYLPVQHQRNISPVRVTIKQENLDQAYLDDVNAVIRKDLVHKNNL from the exons TTGATGACGCTGGCATCCTCTCCAGCCACGGTACCAATCAAACTTCCCCAGTCGCTCATCAAGAACCGTCTCTGTACAATGAGGAGTCTGCGTGCCAGCTTTCCCACCATCTCCCCACCGATGACCTTCTCACCTACGGGCAATCTGATTATAGACACCCCTCCATGTTTGCCAGTCACCCTGGAGCGCTCCAAGGCAACGGCCCGAGAATTGAGATCACCTGCCCTGACCTGTACCAGCATGACCATGTCCACACCAACCCTGTGAACATAAGTCGGCCCATGCTTGACATCCCTTACAGGGAGAGCCAGTGCCTCAGTCCGGCTAGTAGCACCTCGTCTACTAGCTGGCATTCAGATGGCTGTTCTCCTGGAACATACTCCCCCTGCATCTCTCCCGGTGTTGGTGAAGGAACTCTAGCCGGATTGACCGAAGCCGTCCTTTGCCCGATGATGCAGGCCATCCAAGCTTCTGGTTCTCCCAACACGTCCCCTCGCACCAGCATCACAGAAGACACCGTCCTGGACCGCCGTCCCACCTCTCCACGTTCTCGCTCGGTCTCTCCGCAGGGTAAGCGCACTTACGCCGAGTACGAGACCCAGAGATCTCAAAGCCCCCGTTTTGGCCGGGACGAGCCTGCTGAGTTCTATCCACTGGCAAACTTGGAGGATACCATGAACAGCCTCAGCCACAGCTTGACTAAACCAATCCCTACTAAGATTGTCCGACCTAATCTAGAGTATTCAGTCTACACGGAAAGCCATGTGGGCATGTTCCCACCTATGTCGGAAGTGAAAAAAGAATTCACTGTGGATCCGTGCTATTTCATGCCTGCCAACTGGTCCAGTCAGGCTCTCGCAGGGGTTTGTAG TATGCCAGTGGCTGCCTTGCCTGCGCTGGAATGGCCTCTTCCCAGCAGCACTGAGCAGTTTGAGCTCAGGATAGAGGTTCAACCCAGACAACACCACCGGGCCCACTATGAGACAGAAGGCAGCCGAGGGGCCGTCAAAGCATCTACTGGAGGCCATCCTGTCGTTCAG TTGCGAGGGTACACCGGGACCGAGCCGCTGGTTCTACAGGTCTTCATTGGCACGGCTGACGACAGGAACCTCAGACCTCACGCTTTCTACCAGGTCCACCGCATCACCGGAAAGACCGTCTCCACCAACAGTCAGGAACGATTGCTGAACGGAACCAAGATCCTAGAGGTGCCACTGGAACCCAAGGAGAACATGAGAGCTGT AGTTGACTGCGCTGGTATCCTGAAACTGAGAAATGCCGACATTGAGCTGAAGAAAGGAGAGACGGATGTGGGGCGGAAAAACACACGAGTGAGATTGGTCTTCCGCATCCACGTTCCTCAACCCAGTGGCCAGTGGATCTCTCTTCAAGTGGCTTCGCAGACTATTGAATGCT CTCAAAGGTCTGCTCATGAGCAGCCAACGGTAGATCATTATGACTTGAACCACTGTTCTGTTCTGGGTGGACCGCAGATGATCCTTAGGGGCCAGAACTTCACATCAGAGTCCAAAGTCATCTTCTTTGAGAAAACACATG TTGACTTACAGTTATGGGAGGCTGAGGCGAAAGTTTACAGAGACAAGTGCACGTCT AACCTGCTGTTTTTGGAAATCCCTCCATATCGAGACCACAACATCTACCACCCAGTCAAAGTCAAATTTCACGTGCTGAATGGGAAGAAGAGATGCAGCCAGCCTCAAAACTTCACCTACACGCCCCTCTCAG TGCCACAGATAAAAGCAGAGCCGGTTGAAGAATACCAATACACACAGTTAGACTGTACTGGGCGTCCCATTATGGGCATCTCTCCTCCCTCTTGCCATCTCGCAGACGGTTACATGATGCCGAGTGGCCCATCGTACCAGCGAGCTCACTGCATGTACCCTGCTGCCCCACAGCACGCACCCATGCGCTACCCGCTGGATCACACGGTGCCAGGAGTTTTCACCAGCTCCCCGGCTCACGCAACCTCTGTGTCTACATTTGTGCCCAACACCTACCAGCACACCATAGCGGGAGACAGCTTCCAAACGGCCTCCTCTCTGTTTCCCACCCTCGATGTCTCAGAGTTCTGCTCCGCTGCGGCCTATCAGAAGGCGTACGGCTCAAGGGCATCCCCAACCACAGGGAGATCCCCTCCGGCCCGCAGCCATCAGCAGACATACCTGCCGGTGCAGCACCAGAGAAACATCAGTCCTGTGAGAGTCACCATCAAGCAGGAGAACCTGGATCAGGCCTATCTGGATGATG TGAATGCTGTTATAAGAAAGGACCTTGTTCATAAAAATAATCTCTGA